A genomic segment from Fusobacterium sp. DD2 encodes:
- a CDS encoding arsenic metallochaperone ArsD family protein has product MKKISIFEPPLSNATGGCGVIVNPELLRITGIISALRNKGIEAERYNYVIDFKKFEENSIVKDFIEKNGVEKLPLVLVEDKIVKAGGYPTKEEILEWLGVSEEF; this is encoded by the coding sequence ATGAAAAAAATATCTATATTTGAACCACCATTATCAAATGCAACAGGTGGTTGTGGAGTAATTGTAAATCCTGAGCTTTTAAGAATTACAGGAATTATCTCTGCACTTAGAAATAAAGGAATTGAAGCTGAACGTTATAACTATGTAATTGATTTTAAAAAGTTTGAAGAAAATAGCATAGTAAAAGATTTTATTGAAAAAAATGGAGTTGAAAAACTGCCACTTGTTTTAGTTGAGGATAAAATTGTAAAAGCAGGAGGATATCCTACCAAAGAGGAGATTTTAGAGTGGCTGGGAGTATCAGAAGAGTTTTAG
- a CDS encoding mechanosensitive ion channel domain-containing protein yields the protein MGDYASIIYLKTVLEKWSKEVIDFIPNIFILFIVLIVAKFGTMFICKLFRCFFKKRFPKYIQFQNMFMYIILTVFWMFIVLLILDVLKLTGFVTHILAGAGIIGVIGGFALKDVVSNAFAGFLIRMQRPFVYGDWVNISGYEGTVEYQGIIMTGLKTIQGEMAYIPNQTILNSSYLNYSKFGTVMVIVQIGISYGDYLKKVEEVALKTVRALPMTIRQDEADFYFINIGGSTYNFQVRFWINYGGRNDYLRATNEAIQALKLAFEKEGIMVAYNVLTLDFGGKGGVNLYEKPITFIEKNDVDNKGSVK from the coding sequence ATGGGAGATTATGCTTCAATTATATATTTGAAAACAGTCTTGGAAAAGTGGTCAAAAGAGGTAATTGATTTCATACCAAATATATTTATACTCTTTATAGTTCTTATAGTGGCAAAATTTGGTACTATGTTTATATGTAAACTGTTTAGATGCTTTTTTAAGAAAAGATTTCCAAAGTATATTCAATTTCAGAATATGTTTATGTATATAATTTTAACGGTATTCTGGATGTTTATAGTTTTGCTTATTCTAGATGTATTAAAGCTTACTGGATTTGTAACTCATATTCTTGCTGGAGCTGGAATCATAGGTGTAATTGGTGGTTTTGCTCTAAAAGATGTGGTATCCAATGCCTTTGCAGGTTTTTTAATTAGGATGCAAAGACCTTTTGTATATGGAGATTGGGTCAATATTAGTGGATATGAGGGGACAGTTGAATATCAGGGAATAATAATGACAGGCCTTAAGACTATCCAGGGAGAGATGGCATATATCCCCAACCAGACAATACTTAATAGTTCTTATCTCAACTATAGTAAATTTGGTACAGTGATGGTAATTGTTCAGATAGGAATATCATATGGAGATTATCTGAAAAAAGTTGAAGAGGTAGCACTTAAAACTGTAAGAGCCCTGCCTATGACTATAAGACAGGATGAAGCAGACTTCTATTTTATAAATATTGGAGGTTCTACCTATAATTTCCAAGTGAGATTCTGGATAAATTATGGTGGAAGAAATGACTATTTAAGAGCAACTAACGAGGCTATTCAGGCACTTAAACTGGCTTTTGAAAAAGAGGGAATAATGGTAGCTTACAACGTTCTTACTCTTGATTTCGGTGGAAAAGGTGGAGTTAATCTTTATGAAAAACCCATTACTTTTATTGAAAAAAACGATGTAGATAATAAGGGGAGTGTAAAATGA
- a CDS encoding YkgJ family cysteine cluster protein, with amino-acid sequence MKKKFKCIQCGICCRNIHLIPELKDFDLGDGVCKYLNTETNLCRIYNHRPEICNAEKSFDNHYNKLYSEEEYLEMNYKGCQLLWKRKKIIK; translated from the coding sequence ATGAAAAAGAAATTTAAGTGTATCCAGTGTGGGATATGCTGTAGAAACATTCATCTTATACCAGAACTCAAAGATTTTGATTTAGGAGATGGAGTGTGTAAGTATCTGAATACAGAAACCAATCTTTGCAGGATATATAATCATAGACCAGAAATATGTAATGCAGAAAAAAGCTTTGATAATCACTACAACAAACTCTATTCAGAAGAGGAATATCTGGAAATGAATTATAAGGGGTGTCAGCTATTATGGAAAAGAAAAAAGATAATAAAATAA
- a CDS encoding O-acetyl-ADP-ribose deacetylase, whose amino-acid sequence MNITVVKGDITKFDVDAIVNAANNSLLGGGGVDGAIHRAAGPDLLKECYTLHGAKTGEAKITKGYNLPAKHVIHTVGPIWHGGKNGEPEKLKECYYNSLKLAYDNNLHSIAFPSISTGAYGYPVEKAAEVAITTILDFVKEYSDYSFDIKIVAFDDYTKGVYEGALRKHI is encoded by the coding sequence ATGAATATAACAGTTGTAAAAGGGGATATTACTAAATTTGATGTAGATGCTATAGTTAATGCAGCAAATAACAGCTTGCTAGGTGGTGGCGGAGTGGATGGAGCAATTCATCGTGCTGCTGGACCAGATCTATTAAAAGAGTGCTATACACTCCATGGAGCAAAAACAGGAGAAGCTAAGATTACAAAGGGATATAACCTTCCTGCTAAACATGTAATTCATACTGTGGGACCAATATGGCATGGGGGTAAAAATGGAGAGCCTGAAAAGTTAAAAGAGTGCTATTATAACTCATTAAAACTTGCCTATGATAACAATCTTCACTCTATTGCTTTTCCATCTATTTCAACAGGAGCTTATGGTTATCCAGTGGAGAAGGCGGCAGAAGTTGCCATAACAACTATTTTAGATTTTGTTAAAGAATATAGTGACTATTCATTTGATATAAAAATTGTAGCTTTTGACGATTATACAAAAGGGGTATATGAAGGAGCTTTACGTAAACATATTTAA
- a CDS encoding TerB family tellurite resistance protein: MLLKQLSNKDKEYFWILTNYLMMADGKIADEEIAIMKEYAEEMEYEKKIEKVSKEEVEKVVENLKSHSPREKRIIYFELLALAFSDLVFADEEKMFLDEVGEKFGISENERNEMIDIVNGLTILYRDIYQFINKNN; encoded by the coding sequence ATGTTATTAAAACAACTATCTAACAAAGATAAGGAGTATTTTTGGATACTTACTAACTACTTAATGATGGCAGATGGAAAAATTGCAGATGAAGAGATTGCAATAATGAAAGAATATGCAGAAGAGATGGAATATGAAAAGAAGATAGAAAAGGTATCAAAGGAAGAGGTGGAAAAAGTTGTAGAAAACTTAAAATCACACTCACCTAGAGAAAAAAGAATAATCTATTTTGAACTTCTAGCTCTTGCATTCTCAGATTTGGTTTTTGCTGATGAAGAAAAGATGTTTTTAGATGAAGTTGGAGAAAAATTTGGTATCTCAGAAAATGAAAGAAATGAAATGATAGATATAGTTAATGGATTGACAATTTTATACAGAGATATATATCAATTTATAAACAAAAATAATTAG